In Janthinobacterium agaricidamnosum NBRC 102515 = DSM 9628, the DNA window GGTCAGCGCGCGGTACTGGGTGCTGTCCGATTTGCGGTAGGCCGGCGAATCGGCGAAACGGTAGCGCAGCGGCGCTTCGTCGCCGGTCTGATTGAGCGGATGATTGGCGGGCAGGTAACGCGACGTGTAGGTTTTTGCCTGGCCGGTGCGCGGATCGCCCCATACCGCATCGGCGCCTTCCGAATCGTAGATGCTGAAGCCGCTGGTGTAATCGGTCTTGGTATTCGAAAATAACACTTCTGAAAAGGATTGCACCTTGTCGCTGATATTTATGGTGCCCGACAACAGGAAGTTCAGCCGCTTGGCTTCCGGAATGGCCTCGAAGCGGCTGTAGCGGTCGAATACGCACAGGCCGCCGGCGTTCAGCGTCGGGCAGCCGGCGATCGGACCCTGGCCGATGATGTTGCCCGGATAGCTGTAGGTCGATGGCGAGCCGCGCTTGCCGAACATCAGGCCGCTGTTATCGGCCACGGCGCTGAATTTCTTGCCGTAATCGGGATTGATGTCGTCGACCACGCTGCGCCACATGACGTTGCCACGTTGAAATACTTCCAGGTTGGCCAGCACATTGTAGCGATCCTTGTCCAGGTCGCCGAAGCCGCCGGTGATGCTGGCGGTGCTGGTATGGAATGGGGAGTGCTTGAGCGACTGGTCGCGGCTGGCGCGCGCCTGCAAGCCCTGGTAGTTAGTGCGGGTAATAATATTAATGACGCCGGCCACCGCATCGGAACCATAGATCGCCGAGCCGCCGCTGCGCAAGACTTCGATGCGGTCGATCGCGTCCAGCGGCAGCGAATCCAGGTTGGTGAATACTTCATTGTAGTCGGCCAGCGCATACGGTGCGACACGGCGCGAATTGAGCAGCACCAGCGTCGATTGTTTGCCGAGGTTGCGCAAGTTGACCGACGAGGCGCCGCCGGCGAAGGAGTTGCTGCCGTTGGTGTCGGACAGGCTGCCGCTGGTCGACGAGGTCAGCGTGTCCAGCACTTCCTTGACCGAATTGACGCCGAGGCGCTGGATTTCATCGCGCTTGATGATCTGAATCGGCACCGCTGTTTCAGCTTCGATCTGCTTGATGTTGGAACCGGTGATGACCACTTTTTGCATCGGCTTGCTGTCGTCCGTTTCCTGCGCCAGTACCACCTGCGAGGAAACCAGGGTCAAGGCGACCGCGATGACGCTGGTTTTCAAGGCTATTGCTTTTTTCAAAATTCTCTCCCGTTATATAGGTATCGATAACTCTGATAAAGTTGTCATATAAAAATCAATGTCTTTTTTGTAAAAGATCATTTTTATTATAGTTACGTCGATGTTTTTAATGCATGAATTCGTTTGAATCCGGCTTGCCGGCCAAAAAAAACAGCGTATTTGTTGTAATTTTGCGATGCATATCCTTTACACTGCGGCACCATTTCATTTTCTGGCCCCTGTGCTGCCTCCGTTCCTGACCATGCATCATCGATATTTACCTTTTCAGCTGACGTTGGCCGGCGCCGTTTTGCTGACCGCTCCAGCACAAGCCCAGCAAGTTCAGCAAGCCCGGCCTGCCGCGCCGGCGGATCAGGAAATCAAGGCGGAGCCGTCGGCCCACGAAAAAACGCCCGAGCCGGCAGTACAGTCGGTTGAAGTGAAGGGTGCGCTGGCCAGCTATGATCCGCGCCGCGACGATACCGCCAGCAAGATCGTGGTCAACAGCGAAGAGATCCAGAAGTATGGCGACACCTCGATCATGGATGTGTTCAAGCGCTTGCCGGGCATTACCGTCAGCGGCGCGGCCGGGCGCAGCGGCGGCGAAGTGCGCATGCGCGGCCTGGGCAGCGGTTATACCCAGATCCTGCTGAACGGCGAACGCGCGCCGGCCGGCTTTTCGCTCGACTCGCTGTCGCCCGACGTGATCGAACGGATCGAAATCCTGCGCGCCGCCAGCGCCGAATTCAGCACCCAGTCGATCGCCGGCACCATCAATGTGGTGCTCAAGAAAGCCGTCAAGACGGCCCAGCGCGAGCTCAAGGCCAGCGTGGCCGACGGCAGGAATGGCGCATCGGGATCGCTGAGCTTGCAACTCTCGGATCGCCACGGCGATTTCTCGTACTCGATGTCGGGAAGTTATTACAACGGCAATTACCGCTACGATGCACCATACGATGAAAACGGCCTGGATGCACTGGGGACGCCGAATCTGTTGCGTTACAATCAAGGCTACAGCTCCGGCCGCTATGAAGGCGTCAACCTGGCGCCGCGCCTGAACTGGACCTTGAAGGGCGGCGATACGCTGACCGCGCAGTTTTTCATCAACGCCGGACGATCCGGCAATGATAGCGTGAGCGAAGCCGACACCGTGCTGGGCCTGCGGCCGGTCTACGATGTGAGCGTCAATAATTTTACGTCGCACAATGCGTTTGGGCGCGGCGACCTGACCTGGGTGCATAAGATGGCGGCCGGCGCCAAGCTGGAATTGAAGGTGGGTGTCAATGGCGACCGCAATACCAGCGACAACCGGCAAACCGGCGCCAGCCAGGGAGCAGGTTTGTTGCTCAACAGCAGCGTGGCGACGGTGGGCAGCGGCCGTGGCGTCAGTTCGACCGGGAAATATTCGACGCCGCTGTTCGACGGCCATGCGCTGTCGGCCGGCTGGGATGGCGCGTATGGCACGCGCGACGATGAACGGCGCCAGCGCGACGTCGATTTGCCGGGCAGCCATCCGGTCAACAGCGACGAAGGTTTTGACGCGGCCATCAGCCGGCTGGCCGTGTACGGCCAGGATGAATGGACCATCAACCAGCGCTGGTCGCTGTATGCAGGCTTGCGCTGGGAAGGGGTGCAAACGCGCAGCGCCGGCGACACTTTCGAGGCGGTCAGCCAGCGCAGCAGCGTCTGGAGTCCGTTGCTGCAAACCTTGTGGAAATTGCCGGATAGTAAAGGCGATCAGCTGCGCTTCGCGCTGACGCGCACCTACAAGGCGCCGTCGGCGTCCAACCTGATCCCGCGCCGCTTCACGTCGACCAACAATAGCCAGACCGATCCCGACCGCCAGGGCAATCCGGAGCTGAAGCCGGAACTGGCGCTGGGACTGGACGCGTCGTTCGACCATTATTGGGCCGAAGGCGCTCTGCTGAGCGCCAGCGCATCGATGCGCCGCATCGACGGCTACACCCGGCAAGGCTTGCTGTTGCTGGATCAGCGCTGGGTCTCGACTCCGGTCAACGATGGCCGCGCGACCACCCGCAGCATCGAGCTGGAAGCCAAGTTCCCGCTGCGCACTGTCATGCATCATGCGCCGGCCATCGATCTGCGCGCCAGCCTGAGCCGGAACTGGTCGCGGGTCGAAGCGGTGCCGGGGCCGGACAACCGGCTCGACCAGCAAACCCCGTTCAGCGGCAACCTCGGCATCGACTATAAAAGCGCCGGCGGTTCCTTGTCGGCCGGCGCCAGCTTCAGCTACCGGAACGGCGGTGCGGTGCGCATCACGGAAAACCAGCGCAGCTGGAGCACGCCGCGGCGCGACCTGGAAGTGTATGGGGTGTGGAAGTTCGATCCGAAAAACCAGCTGCGCATCGCCGTGTCGAACTTGCTGGCGCAGGATTATGCGTCGGACAGCAGTTACACCGATGCCAGCGGCACGCTGCGGCGCCACAGCGTGTCGCCAGGCTCGGCGCAGGTGCGCGCGACCATGGAAATGAAGTTCTGATCCGGCACGCGATGCACCGCATGGCCTATAATCGCGGCTGTCGGGCGGTGCGCCGTTGGCGTGTCGCGACGATCTGTTGATTACCGTAATTTTTTGCCTGCAAGGTTGTAGCTATCCATGACGTTTCTTTCCCTCGGCTTGATCGACCCACTCATCCGTACCCTTGACGAACTGGGGTATGCCAAGCCGACGCCGGTGCAGGCCAAGGCGATTCCCGCCGTGCTGGCCAGGCGCGACGTGATGGCCGCGGCCCAGACCGGCACCGGCAAGACCGCCGGTTTTGCCGTGCCGCTGTTGCAGCGGCTGACCATGGAAGGCCCGCAAGTGGCCGCCAATTCGGTGCGCGTGCTGGTGCTGGTGCCGACCCGCGAACTGGCCGAGCAAGTCTATGAAAGCTTCCGCACCTATGGTGGTAACTTGCCGCTGCGCAGTTTTGTCGCGTATGGCGGGGTCGCCATCGAACCGCAGTTGAACAAATTGCGCAAGGGCCTGGACGTGCTGGTGGCGACGCCGGGCCGCTTGCTCGACTTGCACGGGCAGGGCGCCGTCCGATTCGAGCAATTGCAGACGCTGGTGCTGGACGAGGCCGACCGCATGCTGGACCTGGGTTTTGCCGGCGAGCTGGAGCGCATCGTCGCGGCCTTGCCGAAGCAGCGCCAGACCTTGCTGTTTTCGGCCACGTTTTCGGAGGCGATCCGCAGCATGGCCGGGCAGTTGCTGCACGATCCGCTGAGCATCGAGGTGAGCCCGCGCAACAGCACGGTGAAAAGCGTCAAGCAATCGATGATGCCGTGCGATAAAAAACGCAAGCCGGAACTGTTTTGCCACCTGCTCAAGAAAAAACGCTGGGGCCAGGTGCTGGTGTTCGTCAAGACCCGCAAGGGCGTCGAACAATTGGTCGCCACTTTGCTGCAGCAGGGCATACGCGCCGATTCGATTCATGGCGACAAGACCCAGCCGAACCGCTTGCGCGCGCTGGCCCGTTTCAAGGCAGCCGAAGTGCAAGTGCTGGTGGCCACCGATGTGGCGGCGCGCGGCCTGGATATCGAACAGTTGCCGTTAGTGGTCAACTTCGACTTGCCGACCGTGGCCGAAGACTATATCCACCGCATCGGCCGCACCGGCCGCGCCGGCGCCACCGGCGAGGCGATTTCGCTGGTGTGCGCCGATGAAGTCGATTTATTGTCGGCGGTCGAAGCGCTGACACGGCAAAGTTTGCGCCGCGTGGAAGAGGCCGGTTTTGAAGCCGAGCACCGGGTGCCGGTCACCGGCCCCGGCGGCGCGGTGCAGAAAAAACCGGTCAAGTTGCTGACGCCGAAAGCGGCCGAGCGCGCGTCGAAGCGGCGCTTTTACAAATAAATCCGCCGCGCCGCTGTCCGTGTGCGGCAGGATGGCCCGGTTTATGCCATGATGGCGCATGGCTACCATACCGTTGTTCCCGCTCAATACCGTCCTGTTCCCGGATGGCTATCTGCCGTTGCAGATATTCGAAGTGCGTTATTTGAATATGGTGCAGAAATGCATCGCCGACGGCCAGCCTTTTGGCGTCGTGTCTTTGCTGGACGGAACCGAAGTACGCAAGCCGGGCATGCACGATACCTTGGCCGAAGTGGGGACGCTGGCGCAGATCGTCGACTGGTCGGCGCCGCTGGCCGGCTTGCTGCAAATTAAATGCAGCGGCAGCGGGCGCTTCCGGATCTTGTCCAGTGAACAGCTCAAGCATGGCTTGTGGATGGGGCAGGTGGAAATGCTGGACGACGACAAGGCGGTGCCGATCCCGCCCGACCAGGAAAACGTCGCCAACGCGCTCGGCGCCCTGATCCGCACCTTGCAGGAAGAGCATATCCCGGCCGACCAAATGCCGATGATGCCGCCATTCCGGCTCGACGAATGCGGCTGGGTGGCGAACCGCTGGTGCGAATTATTGTCGCTCGACCTGGCGCAAAAACAACGCTTGCTGGCCCAGCAAAACCCGATGCTGCGGCTGGAACTGATCCAGGACGTGCTGTCCGATAATGGCTTGCTGGATTAAGAAGCTATCCCGATAGACGCTAAAAATGGTATCGGATCAACGCAAGCCCCGCTGAGAAATCAGCGGGGCTTTTTCATTACCAATTCATTACAAATCCGGTTTGCTGAAAAATAGATTTCCTTTGTAATGTAAAGTGCTTTTGGGCAATTTTTAAAACCTGGTGACCCGCCCATCTCGTCAGATTGGATGCATGAGTTTGTATTCAGTTGTTCCGTGCTGTCTTGACGCCCTCATAAAAACAAGGAAAAAAAATGCAAAATAGAATCATCGCGAGTCTGCTCAGTACCGTGCTTGCCGGCATGCTTGCTGCCTGCGGCGGTGCCGGCGCGCATTCGAACGGGCAAGCGCTGGCCAGTGCCGTATCGGCCCTGCAAACCTTGAATCCCGCGCAGCCGCCCGGGTCGAATTTCAACCTGGCGCCGTTTACGCTGCAATTGCCGACCGGTTCGGCCGGCAAGGTCGACACCGTCAACGGTTCCAGTCTTGCCGCCGGTTATACGAATCCATATTATTTTTATACCGATAGCGTGGACGGCGCGATGGTGATGATGGACCCGACCCAGGGCCGGACCACGTCCGGCTCGTTGCATGCGCGGACGGAAATGCGTGAAAATGCGATCTGGAGCAGCAACGGCAGCAACAAGCTGGATGCGACGGTGGCGGTGACCAAGGTGCCGGGCAAAACCACGATCGGCCAGATTTTCCAGGGGACCGGACCGAGCAAGCCACTGTGCGAATTGCAAGTCACGTCTGGCGGTGCGGTGAATCTTTTGCTTGAGGATAGCAATCAAGGCGGCAGCGCGAAGGTCTATCCGATCACCAGCGTGCCCGTGGGAACCCTCTTCAATTATGAGCTGGGCCTGACCGGTTCCACCATCAGCGTCACGGTCAACGATACGGTCAAGACTTTTACGATGGATTCCAGTTTTAATGGGGAAAGTTTTTACTTCAAGGCTGGCGACTACGATCAAACCGCCGTCTCCGGTACGCCGTTGACGACACCCGGCACCATCGTCAAATTTTATGCATTGACGCTGACGCACCAGTAACGCCGGCATCGCGCATGTACGCTGCGCAACAACGCAGTGTTGGCCGAGGCAATCGAGCCCTGATGAAGCATCATCAGGGCTTTTTCGTTACAAGTTAAATATTGTTAAAAATGGAATTGCAGAGTAGTGTTAAGTGCCTACAGGCAATTTTTTAAAGTCGGTGACCGCATATAACCGCATATGCCGCCAGATTTGATACTGCAACCTGTCGCCGTCCGTACTACCAGTCGTCCTTTGCTGTCTTTCAACCATTCATATGAACAGGGAAAAAAATGCAAAAGAGAATAGTGACGGGTTTGACGAGTACTGTATTGGCAGGCATGTTGTCGGCATGCGGTGGCGGCACTGGCGCTTCTCCAGATACGCAAATGCTGGCCAACGCCAATGCCGAGGTCGTGACGCAAGCGTTGAGTCCAAGCAAGGCGCCCGGGGCGAATTTTAATCTGGCGCCATTTACGTTGCAGTTGCCGACCGGTTCGTCCGGCAAGATCGACACCGTCAGCGCTAGCAGTCTGGCGGCCGGCTACACGAATCAATATTATTTCTACACCGATAAATCGGACGGCGCGATGGTGATGATGGACCCGGCACAGGGCTGGACCACGTCCGGCTCCAGGCATCCGCGCACGGAATTGCGTGAAAATGCGATCTGGAGCACCAAGGGGCGCAACAAGCTGAATGCGACGGTGGCGGTGACCAAGGTGCCGAAGAATACCGCGATCGCCCAGATCTTCCAGGGTACCGGGCCGAGCAAGCCGCTGTGCGAATTGCAGGTGACCTCGGGCGGTCTGGTTCAGTTTTTCCTTGAAGATACTAATCAGGGCGGCAGCGCGAAGACCTATCCCATCATTACCATACCGTTGGGAACGCGCTTTAATTATGAGCTGAGCCTGACCGGTTCCACCATTACCGTCACGGTCAATAATACGGTCAGAACCTTCACGATGGATTCCAGTTTTATCGGGACAAGTTTTTACTTCAAGGCCGGTAACTACGATCAAAGCGCCGTCGCCGGTCCGCCGTTGACGACGCCCGGCACCGTCGTCAAATTTTATGGATTGACGTTGACGCACCAGTAACACCGGCATCTGTCCAGCCCCCTGCATGCCGGCGCAGGGGGCTGGACGGGAACAGTTCAAGAATAATAGCGCTGCGAAAACATCACTTGCAGCCATGCGGGGGACGGCGCCAGACGGGCGCCCACTTGCTCGTAGCGCTTGTCGAGCTTGCATGCCAGCCAGCAAAGGGACGACGCCTGGTTGCGGTCCCATGTTCCAGAGTAACCCTTGACACCGGCATCGGCGCGGCGCGCGTCGAACGGCACCTTGCTGTGCACGAATTCGTCGTGCATCCGCTGGCCCAGGATGTAGGGCCGCATCCATTCGACCGCCTTGGCCAGGCGTCCCTGCGCCTCTTCGGCGCCATACCAGTCCTGGCCATGGGCCGCCGCCATGCAGGCTGTCATCAGCAACGGTTCCAGCGTGTAGGTGACATAGTGCAAGGCATCGCGTTCGGCGAAGTCGTAGGTCTTGCCGTCGGCATCGATATTGCGCATCACCTGGTGCATGAACGCGATGCGGGCCGTCTTGATCAGCTTTGCGTCGCCGCTATAAAAGGCCGCCGCCGTGCCGATCTTGACGCGGTGGCTTTGCCAGTTGTTCACGCTGGTCGATTTGGGACCATTGATGATGTCGCTGGACAGATAGCCGCGCGCCAGTTGCACGCACCAGCGCTGGCCTGCCGCCACCAGGTCAGCCGGCATTTGCTCGGCCAGCAAGTCCGCCGCCCATAACATGCTGGGCAGCTCGGTTTCATCGATAGGATTGAAGGAGGGCTGGTATTTGCCCAGCCATGTATCCAGGTAGCGCAAGGCGGCGTCGGCACAGGCGCGCCGGCCCGACAGCCGGTAAGCCAGCGCCTGCAAACGCGCCTGGCGCCAGTCTTCCTGGGCGTCCAGGCTGGCTGCGCGCTGGCCTTCGCCGTCAAGCAAGCCTTCGGTATGGACCCGGCTCATGAAATGCGGCTGCCGTTCCAGTGCCCGCTCGGCGCTGTTGCCCAGTTGACGCGCCAGCACCGCCGTGGCGCCGGCGGCCAGCGAGGCGGCGCGGGTCGCCGGCATCAGCGCGAACGTGGTTGGCGGGGCCGGATTTGCCGCGAGCGCCCAGCGCAGCGGCAGCATGCCGGCGGCGGCCGCGCCCAGCAGGCGCCGCCGGTGGATGTGCGGTGGAGTTGCTAGCCGGGTCTGGCGCTGAGACAGCTGGCTTTGTTGTTGTAGATGCTGGTCGATCACGCCGGTTTCTCTGTTGGTTGAATAGGGAGCCAGTATATTGAAATACTATCGTATGGAAATTATATCCGGCTTAAGGCGATTGGCGGCGGCGCGGAATCCGCGCTACGCCAGATCAAGTTTTCTGTTGTGTAATCATACTTTCTCTTGGGAAAACTTTACGTGCAATGTTTCCTTATATAACATAGCGGGCTCTATCAACATGAAGAGCGTCGGACAAAACGTTCAGGGCAACGCGCATTGCCGTAGGCAATACGAATGGCCGGCAAGGCAATGCAACGCCGCCATCGACGTTTTGTCCGGCGCTCCCAATAACACTAAAGAGTACATGATGGGACGTGAAGCCAGGGTAAGCCCCGAACAAGTCAATAGCGCCGCCGATGCGATGGTGGCGGAAGGCGTCAAGCCGAGCGCGCGCGCGGTGCGCGAACGCCTGGGCAATATCGGCTGCCTGGGAACCATCAGCAAGTTATTGCAACGCCGCAAGGCCGGCCAGCAGCGCCAGGTTGCCGCGGTGGCCGACTTGTCGCCGGTATTACAGCGCGCGATACTCGATTTTGTCGGCCAGGAAATCAGTGCCAACAATACTGAACACGAAGCGGAATCCAGCGAGCAACAGCAAGAGCTGAGCGACCTGGCGACCGAAAACGAACGCCAGCAAGACACCATCGACAATCAGGTGGCCGAGCTGGACGGCACCAGGGAAGAGCTGGAGCGCGAACGGCTGGTGGCGGGGCAGGCCCGCACCGACCTGGCCAAGGCCCAGTTAAAACTGGAAAGTTTGCCGCGCCTGGAAGAGGCCGCTGAAAAAGCGCGCATGGATCTGGCCAAGGCGCAATTCAAGCTGGAAGATATTCCACGGCTGGAAGAGGCGGCGCAACAGGCGCGCGCCGAACTGATCCAGGCGCAATTGAAACTGGAAAGCATGACCCGGCTGGAAGGCGAACTGGCGGCGCTGCGGGGCGAGCTGGAGGCGGAGCGCGAGGAGCTGGCCGAGGTGCGCGCCGAACTCGATGAAGAGCGCACCTTGCGCATCAAGGCCCAGCAATTCATCGTCGATCCGATCTTCAAGACGCCGCTGTAATTCATAGTTCGATCGGCGCGACCTCGGTGCCGATATCGGGCGCCGAGTAATGCAGGCTGAAATACACAAAGGCCGCCAGATTCAGCATCACCGTGATCCAGAACATGAGCCGGAACGCCGGCTTGCCCGATTTGTGGCGCAGCCATTGTTGCGCCAGCACGGCGCCCGGCCAGCCGCATAACAGCCCCAGCAGCAGCAGCGTGCGTTCCGGCGTGCGCCAGCGGCCAGCCTTGGCGGCGTTTTTGTCGATCGCGTAGGCGACGAAGCAGCTCAGGCTCAGCGCGCCATAAATGACGGCGACCATGGCCGGGATGTGGCAAAAGAAGGTTGCCGCCAGATACAGGGCAACAAACAGCAGGATGGCGAGGTAGGGCATGGTGGCTTTAGGTGTTGAGTTGCTTGCCTGGTTCGGCCAGCAGTAGCGTGCCCAGCTGGCGCTGTTCGGCCAGGATGGCCCGCAAATGCCGCGGCCGGGTCCTGACGTTGCTCAGCACCACGCGCAATACCGTGGTCTGGCCCGGATAGGCGGTCGACTCCAGCACCGTGCGCGATACAAAACTGGTCCCTTGCGCCTTTTGGCGGTTTTGCAGCTTCGCGTTCAATTCATTGACTTTCTGGTTCAGCAGCAGCGCCGCTTCCATGTTGCCGTGTGCCAACAAGCCAGCCAGTTGTTCGCGCCACTGTTGCGGAATATAACGATAGGTCAGGATAAAAGTGTCCGAATCGGTCATCAACTCGAAGTCTTGCTGGTCGGCCAGCAACTCGCGCATCTGGCCGGTCAGCGTGGCCGCCTGTTGCAGCAGCGCCGTATAGCCGTCGACGCCGAAGATCTTGAACGAGGTCCACAGTTTTAATGCGTCGAAACGGCGCGAACCTTCCAGCGAGGTTTGGCCCAGGTCGCCTGAATTGCTGCGCAAGATGTAGTTGGCGTTGTGCTTCAGCTGGTTCAGGCTGTTGCGATCCTTGAACAGCACCATGCTTTGCGCCATCGGCACCCACAGCAGCTTGTGGCCGTCGATGACCACCGAATCGGCCCGTGCGATGCCGTCATACAGCGGCCGGAACTGTTCGGCCAGCAACAGCGCACCGCCCCAGGCGGCATCGACGTGGAACCAGATCTGTTCGCGCTCGGCAATCTCGGCCATGGCCGCCAGCGGGTCGATGGCGCCGGTTTCGGTGGTGCCGGCGATGCCGACCATGGCGACGATCTTGATCTGCGCCTGTTTCAGTTCGGCGATCTTTTCTTGCAGCGCGGCGATGTCGATGCGATTATCGCGGCCGACCGGCACCAGGTGCAGCGCGGCTTCGCCCAGGCCCAGCGTGGCCAGCGATTTTTTCAAGGAATAATGACTGCGCGCCGAGCCGATCACGGCCAGGCCGCGGTAGCCCGACTGTGTCATCGTGGCAAACAAACCCTGCTTGCGGGTGCCCGGCAATTGATGTTCCAGCGCCACCGCCAGCGCCGTCAGGTTGCCCATGGTGCCGCCATTGACGACGTTGCCCAGCGCGTGGCCGGTGTCGCGCATCGACGCGGCATACTCGGCGTCGCCGCGCCGGTACACCTGGCGGTGCAGCCAGCCGATCAGTTGTTTTTCGATCAGCGTCGAGACATACGCCGTTTCGATCTTGACCTGGTTCTGGTTCAGCGCCGCCGTAAACGCTTCGGCCAGTACGCTGACCCACGGCAAGGCCTGGGTCATGTGGCCGATGTACATCGGGTGATTCAGTTGCGCCGTGTGGGTCAGTACCTTGCTGTCGAGCAAATCGAGGAAGTCCGCCACCGGCATGCCGCCGGCCGGCGGATCGATCTCGGTGAACTGCGGCAGCAATTCGGCGTGCGGCGTGGACGGGTAGGGCTGGCTGCGTTGCGCGGCCAGCCAGCCGCCCAGCATCCGCAGCGCCTTGTGCAGCGGCGCCGGTGCTTGCTTCAGCGTATCGATTGAAAAGTGCTGTTGCAGCAGCTGGTCCATCCTGGTATCTGTCATGGCGAATTTCTTGGTTAACGAGTCTTGCCGCTGCTTATACCTCGCGGTCCGCCGCGAACAGTGTCATTTACAGTGAGTACTGCGGGTGTTGAACAAAAGCAAAACGCCCTGGCGGAGCCGGGATTTTACCCGAGTCCGCCAGGGCGCATCAAATTGCGACTGCTTAGAAGTAGCTCAGTCCCAATGCCGCCTTGACTTCATCGGCGGTCCTGGCCGCGACTTCGCGTGCCTTGAAGGTACCTTCTTTTAACATTTGCAGCACTTGGCCACGGTCTTTGGCGAACTCTTCGCGGCGTGTGCGTATCGGCGCCAGCAAGTCTTGCAACACGCCTTCCAGGCGTTTCTTGACGATGCTGTCGCCCAGCCCGCCGCGCACATAATGGGCTTTCATGTCCGCCAGGCCAGCCTGGTCCGGGTCGAACGCATCCAGGTAAATGAAGGCGACGTTGCCTTCCAGGTGGCCCGGATCCTCGACGCGCAAGTGCAGCGGATCGGTATAGACCTTCTTGACGGCGGCGCTGATGTCGGCGGCGCTGGCGCCCAGGTTGATGGTGTTGCCCAGCGATTTGCTCATCTTGGCCTTGCCGTCGATGCCAGGCAGGCGGCCGATTTCCGGCACCAGCGCCTTGCATTCGACCAGGATGTCGCGGTTGACCAGGCGGTTGAAGCGGCGCACGATTTCATTGGTTTGCTCGATCATCGGGATCTGGTCTTCGCCGACCGGCACCAGCGCGGCCTTGAAGGCGCTGATGTCGGCGGCCTGGCTGGCCGGGTAGGTCAGGAAGCCGGCCGGAATGTCGCGCTCGAAGCCGCGCAGCACGATTTCCTGCTTGACGGTCGGGTTGCGCTCCAGGCGCGCCACGGTGACCATGTTCAGGTAATAAAAGGTCAGTTCGGCCAGTTCCGGGATTTGCGACTGGATCAGGATGGTCGACTTGGCTGGATCGATGCCGACCGCCAGGTAGTCGAGCGCGACTTCGACCACGTTGCGGCGCACCTTGTCGGTGTCTTCCATATTGTCGGTCAGCGCCTGGGCATCGGCCAGCATGATGAATTGCCGGTAGTCGTGCTGGTAGGCGACGCGGTTGCGCAGGCTGCCGACAAAATGGCCGAGGTGCAAGGGACCAGTCGGACGGTCGCCGGTCAGGATCACGGAGGGAGTAGCTGGCTGGGTGCTCATCAAGTTTCCTTTCGAGTCGCCCCAATCAAGATGGTCTGGGCTTGGTCATGCCCGAAACGCCACCCAGTCGAGGCGGCGTTGATCATAAATCACATCACTTTGCAGTGGCCGCGCGGTTTGAGCGGGGCCACCAATTCGTGCAAGAGTGAGGGGATGGGATAAATTTCATGGCGGTATGGTTGCAGTTTGACGGCGCGCTGTCAAGGTGTGACGTCATTTAAATTGACATCGTATTCACATCGCACACCTTGTTAGCGTGTCGGCATTTGTTACAACATCGTTCACAGGTCCGGTCAGGCGCCGCCGATGCATGCCTTGTCGTCGTTTAGCCGCCTGAACCGCGAGATTGCTTTATGCTCAAGCGTTGGGTACTATCACCGGCACGCTCTGCCGGGCGCCCCATACCCGGACATGAGCAGCTTGAGTTTCTACCCGAAGTTCTGTCTGGCCCAAATCCCTGTTTGGAGAAAAATATGCGCGTCTGGCAATCTGCCCAGCTCACCGGTTTTGTATTATTCAGTTCCTTCTTCCTGTCGCCGGCGATGGCGCAAATCACGCCGATGACGCCCGATA includes these proteins:
- a CDS encoding alginate lyase family protein, producing the protein MIDQHLQQQSQLSQRQTRLATPPHIHRRRLLGAAAAGMLPLRWALAANPAPPTTFALMPATRAASLAAGATAVLARQLGNSAERALERQPHFMSRVHTEGLLDGEGQRAASLDAQEDWRQARLQALAYRLSGRRACADAALRYLDTWLGKYQPSFNPIDETELPSMLWAADLLAEQMPADLVAAGQRWCVQLARGYLSSDIINGPKSTSVNNWQSHRVKIGTAAAFYSGDAKLIKTARIAFMHQVMRNIDADGKTYDFAERDALHYVTYTLEPLLMTACMAAAHGQDWYGAEEAQGRLAKAVEWMRPYILGQRMHDEFVHSKVPFDARRADAGVKGYSGTWDRNQASSLCWLACKLDKRYEQVGARLAPSPAWLQVMFSQRYYS
- a CDS encoding DNA-binding protein; its protein translation is MMGREARVSPEQVNSAADAMVAEGVKPSARAVRERLGNIGCLGTISKLLQRRKAGQQRQVAAVADLSPVLQRAILDFVGQEISANNTEHEAESSEQQQELSDLATENERQQDTIDNQVAELDGTREELERERLVAGQARTDLAKAQLKLESLPRLEEAAEKARMDLAKAQFKLEDIPRLEEAAQQARAELIQAQLKLESMTRLEGELAALRGELEAEREELAEVRAELDEERTLRIKAQQFIVDPIFKTPL
- a CDS encoding DUF1294 domain-containing protein, producing the protein MPYLAILLFVALYLAATFFCHIPAMVAVIYGALSLSCFVAYAIDKNAAKAGRWRTPERTLLLLGLLCGWPGAVLAQQWLRHKSGKPAFRLMFWITVMLNLAAFVYFSLHYSAPDIGTEVAPIEL
- a CDS encoding pyridoxal-dependent decarboxylase translates to MTDTRMDQLLQQHFSIDTLKQAPAPLHKALRMLGGWLAAQRSQPYPSTPHAELLPQFTEIDPPAGGMPVADFLDLLDSKVLTHTAQLNHPMYIGHMTQALPWVSVLAEAFTAALNQNQVKIETAYVSTLIEKQLIGWLHRQVYRRGDAEYAASMRDTGHALGNVVNGGTMGNLTALAVALEHQLPGTRKQGLFATMTQSGYRGLAVIGSARSHYSLKKSLATLGLGEAALHLVPVGRDNRIDIAALQEKIAELKQAQIKIVAMVGIAGTTETGAIDPLAAMAEIAEREQIWFHVDAAWGGALLLAEQFRPLYDGIARADSVVIDGHKLLWVPMAQSMVLFKDRNSLNQLKHNANYILRSNSGDLGQTSLEGSRRFDALKLWTSFKIFGVDGYTALLQQAATLTGQMRELLADQQDFELMTDSDTFILTYRYIPQQWREQLAGLLAHGNMEAALLLNQKVNELNAKLQNRQKAQGTSFVSRTVLESTAYPGQTTVLRVVLSNVRTRPRHLRAILAEQRQLGTLLLAEPGKQLNT
- the trpS gene encoding tryptophan--tRNA ligase, yielding MSTQPATPSVILTGDRPTGPLHLGHFVGSLRNRVAYQHDYRQFIMLADAQALTDNMEDTDKVRRNVVEVALDYLAVGIDPAKSTILIQSQIPELAELTFYYLNMVTVARLERNPTVKQEIVLRGFERDIPAGFLTYPASQAADISAFKAALVPVGEDQIPMIEQTNEIVRRFNRLVNRDILVECKALVPEIGRLPGIDGKAKMSKSLGNTINLGASAADISAAVKKVYTDPLHLRVEDPGHLEGNVAFIYLDAFDPDQAGLADMKAHYVRGGLGDSIVKKRLEGVLQDLLAPIRTRREEFAKDRGQVLQMLKEGTFKAREVAARTADEVKAALGLSYF